In the genome of Arthrobacter sp. PAMC25284, the window CTGCCGAGCGCGCCGACAAGGTCGTGGTGATGTACCGCGGGCAGGTCGTTGAGGCCGGGCCGTCACTGGAACTGCTGCAGAACCCCCGTCACCCGTACACCCAGCGGCTGGTGGCCTCGGCGCCGTCGCTCGCGTCACGGCGCATCCAGGTCGCGAAGGAACAGGGCGTCGCCGCTGCGGGGCTGCTGGCCCCGAGCGCGGCGGGCGTCGCGGCGCCGGCACTGCCGGATGCCGTGCTGGAGATTGAAAACCTGAGCAAGGTTTTTAAGCTCCGCTCCGGCTTCGGCAAGTCCACCAACTTCACGGCGGTTGATGACGTCTCGTTTAAGGTCAAGCGCGGGACGACGACGGCGATTGTGGGGGAGTCGGGCTCGGGCAAGTCCACCGTGGCCCAGATGGTGCTGAACCTGCTGAAGCCCACGTCCGGCAGGATCATCTTCGACGGCGTCGATACGTCCACGCTGAACAGCAAGGAAATCTTCGCGTTCCGCCGCCGGGTGCAGCCGATCTTCCAGGATCCGTACGGTTCCCTGGATCCGATGTACAACATCTTCCGGACCATCGAGGAACCGCTGCGGACCCACAAGATCGGGGACAAGGCGAGCCGGGAGAAGAAGGTCCGGGAGTTGCTGGACCAGGTGGCGCTGCCGCAGTCCACCATGCAGCGTTACCCGAACGAGCTCTCCGGCGGCCAGCGCCAGCGCGTCGCGATTGCGCGGGCGTTGGCCCTGGACCCGGAAGTGATCATCTGCGATGAGGCGGTTTCCGCACTCGACGTTCTGGTGCAGGCACAGGTCCTGAACCTGCTCGCTGAGCTGCAGTCCACCCTGGGTCTGACGTACTTGTTCATCACCCATGACCTGGCCGTGGTCCGGCAGATTGCCGACCATGTCTGCGTAATGGAGCAGGGCAAGCTGGTGGAGACGGGGTCCACCGACGGGGTCTTTGATGCCCCGCAGATGGACTACACAAAGGCGTTGCTCAACGCCATTCCGGGGGCCAGCCTGATGCTGCCGCCGGAAGTCGCCTGAGCACCGGTCCCGCCACCGCGGACTGACCGCCGGTGCAGGAGCCGGCGGCCGCCCTTTCAAGGGCAGCCGCCGGCTCTTTTCGTTCTGCAGGGTAAGTGGTCCGCGGCGGCCGGTGGCGCCCGTGGACAACTGCCCGTGTGCCGTCAGCGGCGGTGCAGGCTCCTGGGAGACGTGTCTGGCACCGCTGCGGGCTCCGTCGCCGAAAGCCCATAGGACCGCAGCCGCTGGGCGAGGACCAGCCCGAGGGCGTTGTGGCCCTGCCGGTTCAAATGGACGCGGTCCGTCAGCGAACCGGTGAGGTCATACCGGGTCAGCCAGTCCCCGGCGCTGACGAACGGTACTTTGTGCCGCTGCGCGACGGTGCCCAGGAGTGCATCCACTTCGGTGCGGCGGCTGCCGCCGTCGTTGGCCGCGCGCGCCAGGGTGCCGACGATGGCGATCCTGGCGGCAGGGTAGCGTTGCCTGACGCTGGCGATGAGGCGGTCTGCGTTTCGCACAATCTGCTGGTCGGTTGCGCCTTTGCTGGCATCGTTCCCGCCGCCTTCGATCAGTACGAGCGGAGGGGAGCCGTACGGGAGTTTCCAGTCACCGCGCTGCAGCGCATCCATGTAGTTGCCCGTCTTCCCGAAAGACGCCACGTATCCGGTTCCGCCCCGCCCGCAGAAATAAACCTTGTAGCCCAAAGCCTTGAGAGCCTGCCGCGGCCAGCCGAAGGAGGGCTCTGACTGGGAGTCGCCAATCAGGACAGCTGTCTGGCTGATGTCCTCGACAATTACTTCCTTCCGGCCGCTGGCAGGGTTCCGATAGATCGAGCCCGGCCGGAGGCGCGACGGATCCTGTTCAACCGCCGTCACTTCCGGGCCGGGCTCTGCGGCGTCGGATACCAGCACGCAGCCGGACAGGACGATGCCGACGGCGAGCATCGGTGCGATGAGGCGGGACAGCGCCGGGGCTTTACGCATACGGGGCTCCGTGCCGCGCCGGGGTGCTGCGGGCTGCGCCGGGGTGCGCGCGGATGGATAACCAGTGATCTTACTCACGCCAGATTCCCCCTCTCCGCGCCCTGACGATGGTGTCTGGGAACCCGCGCGTTTCGTATTTTAGGCCAATAAATGTCCTAGCGCTTAGACTTAGAGCAGGTGCCCTGTGTTAAAAGGGCTTATCCGTCGTGCGTTCCGGTTGGAAATGTCGCGATACCACAGCTGACTTCACCACTGAATCGAGCAATAACGCATGTCTGAAACCACCACCAACACCGCGGTAGCCACTGCATCGCGCAGTGACCTGCGCAACGTCGCGATTGTGGCCCACGTTGACCACGGCAAGACCACCCTGGTCGACGCCATGCTCAAGCAGACCAACTCCTTTGCCGCCCACAACCACCTCGAAGACCGTGTTATGGACTCCGGTGACCTGGAACGCGAAAAGGGCATCACTATCCTGGCCAAGAACACCACCGTGGCCTACAACGGACCGTCCTCCAACGGCGAGACCATCACGATCAACGTGATTGACACCCCCGGTCACGCTGACTTCGGCGGCGAAGTAGAGCGCGGCCTGTCCATGGTTGACGGCGTTGTCCTCCTCGTCGACGCATCTGAGGGCCCGCTGCCCCAGACCCGCTTCGTGCTGCGCAAGGCCCTCGCCGCGCACCTGCCCGTGATTCTCCTGGTCAACAAGACCGACCGCCCCGACGCGCGGATCGAAGAAGTTGTCCACGAGTCCATGGACCTCCTGCTGGGCCTTGCTTCCGACCTCGCCGACGAAGTTCCGGATCTGGACCTCGACAAGATCCTCAACGTCCCTGTTGTCTACGCCGCCGCCAAGGTTGGCCGCGCTTCCCTCGAGCAGCCGGCCGACGGCTCCGCTCCGGATAACGAGGACCTGGAACCCCTGTTCAAGGCCATCGTCGAGCACATCCCGGCGCCGACCTACAACCCGGACGGTGTCCTGCAGGCGCACGTCACCAACCTGGACGCCTCGCCGTTCCTGGGCCGCCTTGCGCTCCTGCGCATCTACAACGGCACCCTTCGCAAGGGCCAGACCGTTGCCTGGGCGCGCGCCAACGGTGAGCTCAAGAACGTCAAGATCACCGAACTGCTGGCCACCAAGGCTCTCGACCGCGTCCCGGCAGAGTCCGCCGGTCCGGGTGAGATCGTCGCCGTCGCCGGTATCGAGGAAATCACCATTGGTGAGACGCTGACCGACGTCGACAACCCGCAGCCGCTGCCGCTCATCACTGTTGACGACCCGGCCATCTCCATGACCATCGGCATCAACACCTCGCCGCTGGCCGGCCGGGTCAAGGGTGCCAAGGTTACGGCCCGCCAGGTCAAGGACCGCCTGGACAAGGAACTGATCGGTAACGTCTCCATCAAGGTGCTGCCCACCGAGCGTCCCGATGCCTGGGAAGTCCAGGGCCGTGGCGAGCTCGCGCTGGCCATCCTGGTCGAGCAGATGCGCCGCGAAGGCTTCGAACTGACCGTCGGCAAGCCGCAGGTAGTCACCCGGACTGTTGACGGCAAGATCCACGAGCCGATGGAGCACATGACCATCGACGTGCCGGAAGAGTACCTCGGCGCCGTCACCCAGCTCATGGCCGCCCGCAAGGGCCGCATGACCAACATGTCCAACCACGGCACCGGCTGGTGCCGTATGGAGTTCATCGTTCCGGCCCGCGGCC includes:
- a CDS encoding ABC transporter ATP-binding protein, whose amino-acid sequence is MNASVEIHEAGAAERPLLEIRDLAITFATSNGEVNAVRQAHLTVMPGETVAIVGESGSGKSTTALAAIGLLPGNGRVSAGQIFFDGEDISNASEKRMIELRGNSIGMVPQDPMSNLNPVWKIGFQVKETLKANGLPSGPDDVAKVLSQAGLPDAARRAQQYPHEFSGGMRQRALIAIGLSCQPRLLIADEPTSALDVTVQRQILDHLDTMTAELGTAVLLITHDLGLAAERADKVVVMYRGQVVEAGPSLELLQNPRHPYTQRLVASAPSLASRRIQVAKEQGVAAAGLLAPSAAGVAAPALPDAVLEIENLSKVFKLRSGFGKSTNFTAVDDVSFKVKRGTTTAIVGESGSGKSTVAQMVLNLLKPTSGRIIFDGVDTSTLNSKEIFAFRRRVQPIFQDPYGSLDPMYNIFRTIEEPLRTHKIGDKASREKKVRELLDQVALPQSTMQRYPNELSGGQRQRVAIARALALDPEVIICDEAVSALDVLVQAQVLNLLAELQSTLGLTYLFITHDLAVVRQIADHVCVMEQGKLVETGSTDGVFDAPQMDYTKALLNAIPGASLMLPPEVA
- a CDS encoding SGNH/GDSL hydrolase family protein, with the translated sequence MSKITGYPSARTPAQPAAPRRGTEPRMRKAPALSRLIAPMLAVGIVLSGCVLVSDAAEPGPEVTAVEQDPSRLRPGSIYRNPASGRKEVIVEDISQTAVLIGDSQSEPSFGWPRQALKALGYKVYFCGRGGTGYVASFGKTGNYMDALQRGDWKLPYGSPPLVLIEGGGNDASKGATDQQIVRNADRLIASVRQRYPAARIAIVGTLARAANDGGSRRTEVDALLGTVAQRHKVPFVSAGDWLTRYDLTGSLTDRVHLNRQGHNALGLVLAQRLRSYGLSATEPAAVPDTSPRSLHRR